One window of the Sphaerochaeta associata genome contains the following:
- the rimO gene encoding 30S ribosomal protein S12 methylthiotransferase RimO, producing MKKVYMENLGCSKNQVDAETLIKLLEDDQFIHTQEVGEADLIMVNTCGFIESARQQSIESFFALHEANPDAKIILSGCMAQRYAKELQEELGEASAIFGNRDLSKINEVVRQVFAGDRVVTIPSYPPMENEVYERNDLLSFPGSAYLKISEGCNHWCSYCAIPLIRGGLRSKPMDVIITEAKALIERGIKEINLIAQDLAAYGTDGADGQSKFMQLLEALVALEGDFSIRLLYIHPDAFPVELIQFIATHKKVLPYFDIPFQHADQRVLQSMGRTGTKESYLALIEAIRKAVPEAVVRSTILLGYPGEDDAAFAEVLDFLSKAKLDWVGSFTYSREEGTKAYKLRGEREHKKANKIAQMYQAQLQALQAPITHANLQRFVGKEFEVLIEELVEGEDLAIGRMYAQAPEVDGLTVVVGRSLKPGRKVLCGIRSVNGLDLEAIPVQGAVHG from the coding sequence ATGAAAAAAGTATATATGGAGAATCTTGGTTGTTCCAAGAACCAAGTTGATGCCGAAACATTGATAAAACTGCTGGAGGACGACCAGTTCATCCACACCCAGGAGGTGGGAGAGGCCGATTTGATCATGGTCAACACCTGTGGATTCATTGAATCGGCTCGTCAGCAGTCGATTGAATCCTTCTTTGCACTTCATGAGGCCAATCCCGATGCAAAAATCATTCTCAGCGGTTGTATGGCCCAGCGCTATGCGAAGGAGCTGCAGGAAGAACTGGGCGAGGCTTCGGCCATCTTCGGCAACCGCGACCTCTCAAAGATCAATGAGGTGGTCAGGCAGGTTTTTGCAGGTGATCGGGTTGTAACCATTCCCTCCTATCCCCCCATGGAGAATGAGGTGTATGAGCGCAATGATTTGCTCTCGTTCCCCGGCAGCGCCTATCTGAAGATAAGCGAAGGCTGCAATCACTGGTGTTCCTACTGCGCAATTCCCTTGATCAGGGGAGGACTGAGGAGCAAGCCGATGGATGTAATTATCACCGAAGCGAAAGCCCTGATCGAGCGTGGCATCAAGGAGATCAACCTCATCGCCCAGGATTTGGCCGCCTATGGGACCGATGGAGCCGACGGGCAGAGCAAGTTCATGCAACTGCTTGAGGCCTTGGTTGCATTGGAGGGTGATTTCTCAATCCGTCTGCTCTACATCCATCCCGATGCCTTCCCCGTCGAGCTCATCCAGTTCATTGCTACTCACAAGAAGGTACTGCCGTATTTCGACATTCCATTCCAGCATGCCGACCAAAGAGTCCTGCAAAGCATGGGCCGCACCGGTACGAAGGAGAGCTATCTTGCACTCATTGAGGCGATTCGCAAGGCTGTTCCTGAAGCGGTTGTCCGTTCGACGATACTGCTAGGGTATCCGGGAGAGGATGATGCGGCGTTTGCCGAGGTGCTGGACTTCCTATCCAAGGCCAAACTCGATTGGGTTGGTTCTTTCACCTACAGCAGGGAGGAGGGAACCAAGGCATACAAGCTCAGGGGCGAGCGCGAGCACAAGAAGGCGAACAAAATCGCCCAAATGTATCAGGCGCAGCTTCAGGCTTTACAGGCCCCGATCACCCATGCAAACCTTCAGCGGTTCGTCGGCAAGGAGTTTGAAGTCCTCATCGAGGAGCTTGTTGAAGGAGAGGACCTTGCCATCGGGCGCATGTATGCCCAGGCTCCCGAGGTTGACGGACTTACGGTTGTCGTGGGAAGGTCGCTGAAGCCGGGTCGGAAGGTGCTGTGCGGAATACGCTCAGTCAATGGTCTTGATTTGGAAGCCATTCCGGTACAAGGAGCTGTTCATGGCTGA
- the oppB gene encoding oligopeptide ABC transporter permease OppB, with product MTKYIVNRLLGMIPTLLIIITLSFFIVRIAPGGPFATERNLPEVVKRNIEAKYHLDEPMLQQYGRYMFDILRGDLGPSFKYKDYDVNYYIANSLPKSIVLGSWAMFAALLFGISAGIIAAVKQNSWIDYLSMGIAVIGISVPLFVIAPVLQLIFAMKLKWLPTSGWYTTGEGWKTVILPALSLSFAYFANIARLTRSSMLETLRSDYIRTAKAKGMKSTSIIFKHAMKGAMLPIVSYLGPAFAGIITGSIVVEQIFRVPGLGKFFVQSSFNRDYTLIVGVVIVYSVILIIMNFIVDIVYAQLDPRITYK from the coding sequence ATGACGAAATATATCGTGAACCGCCTATTAGGAATGATTCCTACGCTACTTATCATCATCACGCTGAGTTTCTTCATTGTCCGCATTGCACCCGGTGGTCCGTTCGCTACAGAGCGAAACCTTCCCGAGGTGGTAAAGCGAAACATTGAGGCAAAATATCATCTGGATGAACCCATGCTCCAACAATACGGCCGCTATATGTTTGATATCCTGCGCGGCGATCTAGGACCGTCCTTCAAATACAAGGACTATGACGTCAACTACTACATTGCAAACAGTCTGCCCAAATCAATCGTTCTTGGCAGCTGGGCAATGTTCGCCGCCCTGCTCTTTGGAATCTCGGCGGGAATCATTGCGGCGGTCAAGCAAAACTCATGGATCGATTACCTGAGTATGGGGATAGCCGTCATCGGCATCTCGGTCCCGCTGTTTGTCATCGCACCGGTCCTGCAGCTGATCTTTGCGATGAAGCTCAAATGGCTGCCCACCAGTGGTTGGTACACCACAGGAGAAGGTTGGAAAACCGTCATTCTCCCCGCCCTTTCCCTTTCTTTTGCCTATTTTGCAAACATCGCCCGACTTACGCGTTCCTCCATGCTGGAAACACTGAGAAGCGACTACATCCGCACAGCAAAAGCCAAGGGAATGAAAAGCACTTCCATTATTTTCAAGCACGCCATGAAGGGGGCCATGCTCCCGATCGTCAGCTACCTCGGTCCCGCATTTGCAGGTATCATCACCGGTTCGATTGTTGTTGAGCAGATTTTCCGTGTACCGGGCCTCGGCAAGTTCTTTGTCCAGAGTTCCTTCAACCGCGACTATACCCTGATCGTGGGTGTCGTCATCGTGTACTCGGTCATCCTGATTATCATGAACTTCATCGTAGACATCGTCTACGCCCAACTCGACCCGAGAATTACCTACAAATAA
- a CDS encoding ABC transporter ATP-binding protein, with protein sequence MSLNTEAKVVLEVKDLKTYFKTDAGIVKAVDGVSFTLHEGETLGIVGESGSGKSVTNLSIMRLIPSPPGKVVGGEALFEGVDILKLSEREMREIRGNKISMIFQDPMTSLNPFLRISTQMVETIRLHEKDVSKQEALKRSIDMLKLVGIPSAEKRIQNYPHQFSGGMRQRVMIAMALSCNAQVLVADEPTTALDVTIQAQILELIDKLSTKMGTAVILITHDLGVVAGMCDQVCVMYAGKIVEKAATEDLYARPSHPYTEGLIKSVPRMDTTKKGNRLFSIEGQPPNVIDLPPCCPFHPRCHKAMEVCRHAYPPVKDLGKGHEVACWLYSDEATKAKALKEANVEEKAT encoded by the coding sequence ATGAGTCTGAATACCGAAGCAAAGGTGGTCCTCGAAGTCAAGGACCTAAAAACATATTTTAAAACCGACGCCGGCATTGTAAAAGCAGTTGACGGAGTATCATTCACCCTGCACGAGGGAGAAACCTTGGGCATCGTAGGAGAGAGCGGAAGCGGCAAGAGCGTCACCAACCTCTCCATCATGCGCCTCATCCCCTCTCCTCCGGGAAAGGTGGTGGGAGGAGAAGCCCTCTTTGAGGGTGTTGATATCCTCAAGCTATCCGAACGGGAGATGCGCGAGATTCGGGGCAACAAGATTTCCATGATTTTCCAGGACCCGATGACCAGCCTCAATCCCTTCCTCAGGATTTCCACCCAGATGGTGGAGACCATCCGTCTGCATGAGAAGGACGTCTCCAAGCAGGAGGCTCTCAAGCGATCGATCGATATGCTCAAGCTGGTAGGCATCCCCTCGGCAGAGAAGAGAATCCAGAACTACCCCCACCAGTTCTCCGGCGGTATGCGCCAGAGGGTCATGATCGCCATGGCACTCTCCTGCAACGCACAAGTGCTGGTAGCCGACGAACCGACCACAGCCTTGGACGTCACCATCCAGGCCCAGATTCTTGAACTGATCGACAAGCTGAGCACAAAAATGGGAACTGCTGTCATTCTTATCACCCACGATCTGGGTGTGGTGGCCGGTATGTGCGATCAGGTCTGTGTCATGTATGCAGGCAAGATTGTCGAAAAAGCAGCCACCGAAGACCTCTATGCAAGACCGTCTCATCCCTATACTGAAGGTTTGATCAAGAGTGTTCCGCGCATGGATACCACCAAGAAGGGCAACAGGCTCTTCTCCATCGAGGGGCAACCGCCTAACGTCATCGACCTGCCTCCCTGCTGTCCCTTCCACCCCCGCTGCCACAAGGCGATGGAAGTATGCCGACATGCATATCCACCGGTAAAGGATTTGGGAAAAGGACACGAAGTTGCCTGCTGGCTGTACAGCGATGAAGCAACAAAAGCCAAGGCATTGAAAGAGGCGAACGTAGAGGAGAAGGCAACATGA